From a single Alloactinosynnema sp. L-07 genomic region:
- a CDS encoding diiron oxygenase, whose amino-acid sequence MSRALRVAKVADREKTAGRLLKSSADKFYDPDVDIDWDAPIPPGLHFHPEHRISLYGTDLWARMTPEQRIELGKHEIASIASTGIFFEVLLMQILLKQVYRHDPTTDHVHYLLTEIADECRHSTMFGKACKRFDVPAYGPRPWVKQLAKVLPMIGRGPSAYAAILVAEEVLDRMQRETTADHTLQPLVRMVNRIHVLEEARHVTFARQEVAQGMAEAGRLARRYHQLVTAVVSYFVALSMVNPEVYKAVGLDPRAARKAAKANPHFQATMAYWGERIMGFLDEVGLIGGPGKVLWRAAMLLPKR is encoded by the coding sequence ATGAGCCGCGCTCTACGCGTCGCCAAGGTAGCCGACCGCGAGAAGACCGCGGGCCGTTTGCTCAAGTCTTCCGCCGACAAGTTCTACGACCCGGACGTCGACATCGACTGGGACGCCCCGATCCCGCCCGGACTGCACTTCCACCCGGAGCACCGGATCTCGCTCTACGGCACGGACCTGTGGGCGCGGATGACCCCGGAACAGCGCATCGAGCTGGGCAAACACGAGATCGCCAGCATCGCGAGCACGGGCATCTTCTTCGAGGTCCTGCTGATGCAGATACTGCTCAAGCAGGTCTACCGCCACGACCCGACGACCGACCACGTGCACTACCTGCTGACCGAGATCGCCGACGAGTGCCGCCACTCGACGATGTTCGGCAAGGCGTGCAAGCGCTTCGACGTGCCCGCCTACGGGCCGCGCCCGTGGGTCAAGCAGTTGGCCAAGGTCCTGCCGATGATCGGCCGCGGACCCTCGGCCTATGCCGCGATCCTCGTCGCCGAGGAGGTGCTCGACCGGATGCAGCGCGAGACCACCGCGGACCACACGCTGCAGCCGCTGGTGCGCATGGTCAACCGGATCCACGTGCTGGAGGAGGCGCGGCACGTCACCTTCGCCCGCCAGGAGGTCGCGCAGGGCATGGCCGAGGCGGGCAGGCTGGCCCGGCGATACCACCAGCTGGTCACCGCCGTCGTGTCGTACTTCGTGGCGCTCTCGATGGTCAACCCGGAGGTCTACAAGGCTGTCGGTCTCGACCCGCGGGCCGCGCGCAAGGCGGCCAAGGCGAACCCGCACTTCCAGGCCACCATGGCCTACTGGGGCGAGCGGATCATGGGCTTCCTCGACGAGGTCGGCCTGATCGGTGGCCCCGGGAAGGTCCTGTGGCGCGCGGCGATGCTGCTGCCGAAGCGATGA
- a CDS encoding alpha/beta fold hydrolase, translating to MIFQTSDGVRLNVVERDGDSELTLVLLHGWVMDHRSWDAVVAGLPGVRVVRMDFRGHGGSDPAPAGTATIDRLADDIAELIDTRIAGRVVLGAHSLGAMALMALADRHPALVADRVAGVAFVATTSGGLSKLTFGLPRWLAALILFVESLANPIIARLPVRRLLGRLSPVAIPLVRFLAFGRKPARGHVARVSAQVGSCHPAALVAFRGELKRHERLHALCVYRDIPAIVLAGDRDRLCTVPQSEAIAAELPNAVLEVFPGAGHMLTYERTADVVAHLSGLMVGLDLKATG from the coding sequence ATGATCTTCCAGACGTCGGACGGCGTGCGGCTCAACGTCGTCGAGCGCGACGGCGACTCGGAGCTGACGCTGGTCCTGCTGCACGGCTGGGTGATGGACCACCGCTCGTGGGACGCGGTGGTCGCCGGGCTGCCCGGGGTGCGGGTGGTGCGGATGGACTTCCGCGGCCACGGCGGGTCCGACCCGGCCCCGGCGGGCACCGCCACGATCGACCGGCTCGCCGACGACATCGCCGAGCTGATCGACACCCGGATCGCGGGCCGCGTCGTGCTCGGCGCGCACTCACTGGGCGCGATGGCCCTCATGGCTCTGGCGGACCGGCACCCGGCACTGGTCGCCGACCGCGTCGCCGGGGTCGCGTTCGTCGCCACCACCTCGGGCGGGCTGTCGAAGCTGACCTTCGGCCTGCCGCGCTGGCTGGCCGCGCTGATCCTGTTCGTCGAGTCGCTGGCCAACCCGATCATCGCCCGGCTGCCGGTTCGCAGGCTGCTCGGCAGGCTCAGCCCGGTGGCGATCCCGCTGGTCCGGTTCCTCGCGTTCGGCCGCAAGCCGGCACGCGGGCACGTCGCGCGGGTGTCGGCGCAGGTCGGCAGCTGTCACCCGGCCGCCCTGGTCGCCTTCCGGGGCGAGCTGAAGCGGCACGAACGCCTGCACGCGCTGTGCGTGTACCGGGACATCCCGGCCATCGTGCTCGCGGGCGACCGGGACCGCCTGTGCACCGTGCCGCAGTCCGAGGCCATCGCCGCGGAACTGCCCAACGCGGTGCTGGAGGTCTTCCCCGGCGCCGGGCACATGTTGACCTACGAGCGCACCGCCGACGTCGTGGCCCATCTCTCGGGTCTGATGGTCGGCTTGGACCTCAAGGCTACTGGCTAG
- a CDS encoding alpha/beta fold hydrolase, which translates to MADVFRTSDGVGLRLVESGPADAPVTVLFLHGWTSALDVWDHVVAALGPRVRTLRFDHRGHGSSEPAPAGGATLARLAADAAEVIAARVPTGGLVLVGHSMGGMTLMALAEGHPEVAKRASAVVFVSTSSGRMREVTFGLPRPLVRFATRRSVRSSSGGSAASGASAASGGGSVRTGGRKRRVRVKLPPPVRRVGSLAVVRWLVFGTRFRMVDVRATADHAAAVHPKTAAALGRDIGEHDRATALANFEHADVRVLVGELDRLTPLSHARAIAEAAPHAEFVLFPGAGHMLPYERVRELAAHITRAAATVKSAPTSYPQSPEPIHIPDETTPARPTRR; encoded by the coding sequence ATGGCTGACGTGTTCCGCACATCGGACGGCGTCGGGCTGCGGCTGGTCGAGTCCGGACCCGCCGACGCCCCGGTGACCGTGCTGTTCCTGCACGGCTGGACCAGCGCCCTCGACGTCTGGGACCACGTCGTGGCGGCACTCGGCCCACGGGTCCGCACGCTGCGCTTCGACCACCGCGGCCACGGCTCGTCCGAGCCCGCCCCCGCGGGCGGGGCCACCCTGGCCCGCCTGGCAGCGGACGCGGCGGAGGTGATCGCCGCGCGGGTGCCGACCGGTGGACTGGTCCTGGTCGGACACTCGATGGGCGGCATGACCCTCATGGCGTTGGCCGAGGGGCATCCTGAGGTGGCCAAGCGGGCGTCGGCTGTGGTGTTCGTGTCGACGTCATCGGGCCGGATGCGGGAGGTCACCTTCGGCCTGCCCAGGCCACTGGTCCGCTTCGCCACCCGCCGCTCTGTGCGCTCCTCGTCGGGTGGGTCGGCGGCATCGGGTGCGTCGGCGGCGTCGGGTGGCGGTTCGGTGCGGACCGGCGGCCGCAAGCGGCGCGTCCGGGTCAAGCTGCCGCCTCCGGTCCGCCGGGTGGGATCCCTCGCGGTGGTCCGTTGGCTCGTGTTCGGCACCCGCTTCCGCATGGTCGACGTTCGTGCGACCGCCGATCACGCCGCGGCCGTCCACCCCAAGACGGCGGCGGCGCTGGGTCGGGACATCGGCGAACACGACCGGGCGACCGCGCTGGCGAATTTCGAGCACGCGGATGTGCGGGTACTGGTGGGGGAGTTGGACCGACTGACCCCGCTGTCCCACGCGCGCGCGATCGCCGAGGCGGCCCCACACGCGGAGTTCGTCCTGTTCCCGGGCGCTGGGCACATGCTGCCGTACGAGCGGGTCCGCGAACTCGCGGCTCACATCACGCGAGCGGCGGCGACTGTCAAGTCGGCCCCCACGAGTTATCCACAGTCACCCGAACCCATCCACATCCCCGACGAAACCACCCCCGCCCGCCCCACCCGCCGATAG
- a CDS encoding PP2C family serine/threonine-protein phosphatase — protein MRFLAAGLTHIGGRAGNEDAFHAGGRLIAVADGVGGAPAGEVASRLAVDTIASLIDADPLDAVRQANAAVRSHPDPDTAGMASTLAFAALWPGPSGWVVRGAHVGDSITFVNGVRTTQGHTLAAELVAAGHLTPEEATRHPHRAALVRAVGLDGEIEPDLWTRPATIGDRYVLSSDGLTDALGDTVEDRLAELAAVSPKDCAAALVRLALAADARDNVTVVVADVIAN, from the coding sequence ATGCGCTTCCTCGCAGCGGGCTTGACCCACATCGGCGGCCGGGCGGGCAACGAGGACGCCTTCCACGCGGGCGGCCGCCTGATCGCCGTGGCCGACGGCGTCGGGGGCGCCCCCGCGGGTGAGGTCGCCTCCCGCCTGGCGGTGGACACGATCGCGTCCCTGATCGACGCCGACCCCTTGGACGCCGTCCGTCAGGCCAACGCGGCCGTCCGGAGCCACCCCGACCCGGACACGGCGGGCATGGCCAGCACCCTGGCGTTCGCCGCGCTGTGGCCGGGCCCCTCCGGCTGGGTCGTGCGCGGCGCCCACGTCGGCGACAGCATCACATTCGTCAACGGGGTCCGGACGACCCAGGGCCACACCCTGGCCGCCGAACTCGTCGCCGCGGGCCACCTGACCCCGGAGGAGGCCACCCGCCACCCCCACCGCGCCGCCCTGGTCCGCGCGGTCGGCCTGGACGGCGAGATCGAACCGGACCTGTGGACCCGCCCGGCCACCATCGGCGACCGCTACGTCCTCTCCAGCGACGGCCTCACCGACGCGCTGGGGGACACCGTGGAAGACCGCTTGGCCGAACTAGCGGCAGTGTCCCCCAAGGACTGCGCCGCCGCCCTGGTCCGCCTGGCCCTGGCTGCCGATGCCCGCGACAACGTGACCGTGGTGGTAGCGGACGTGATCGCGAACTGA